A single region of the Kwoniella botswanensis chromosome 1, complete sequence genome encodes:
- a CDS encoding phosphoglycerate kinase: MSLSSKLSITDVNLKGERVLIRVDFNVPQDKESNITNPARIVAALPTIKYAIDQGAKSVILMSHLGRPDGSPNPKYSLKPVAAKLSELLSKDVKFLDDCVGEDVKKAVLAGENGQVFLLENLRFHVEEEGKGKKDGEKIKADPENVKKFREDLTALGTVYINDAFGTAHRAHSSMVGVQLPQRAAGFLMKKELEYFAKVLEHPERPFLAILGGAKVADKIQLIENMLDQVNTLIICGGMSFTFKKTLENVEIGKSLFDEEGSKKVQSLVDKAKKNNVKLVFPVDYITADKFDKDAQVGEATDESGIPADWQGLDAGPKSQEIFAQTVAEAKTILWNGPAGVFEFPNFAKGSNALLDATIKAAKNGATVIVGGGDTATLVANAGKEKELSHVSTGGGASLELLEGKTLPGVAELSEKK, translated from the exons atgtctctttcttccaaaCTCAGTATCACCGACGTCAACCTCAAGGGTGAACGTGTCCTCATCAGAGTCGACTTCAACGTTCC TCAAGATAAGGAATCGAACATTACCAACCCAGCT CGTATCGTGGCTGCTCTTCCCACAATCAAATATGCCATTGACCAAG GTGCCAAATCTGTCATCTTGATGTCCCATCTTGGCCGACCCGATGGATCTCCCAACCCCAAGTACTCCCTTAAACCAGTTGCTGCCAAGCTTTCCGAACTCCTATCTAAAGATGTGAAATTCCTTGATGACTGTGTAGGAGAGGATGTCAAGAAGGCTGTATTGGCTGGTGAGAATGGTCAGGTCTTCCTCTTGGAGAACCTTAGGTTCCAcgttgaggaggaaggtaaaggtaagaaggatggcgagaagatcaagg CCGACCCTGAGAACGTCAAGAAGTTCAGAGAAGATTTGACTGCTCTTGGTACTGTTTACATCAACGACGC CTTCGGTACCGCCCACCGAGCTCACTCTTCCATGGTTGGTGTACAACTCCCTCAAAGAGCCGCCGGTTTCCTCATGAAGAAGGAACTCGAGTACTTTGCCAAAGTACTTGAACACCCCGAAAGACCTTTCTTGGCTATCCTCGGTGGTGCCAAGGTTGCTGACAAGATTCAACTGATCGAAAACATGcttgatcaa GTCaacactctcatcatctgtgGTGGTATgtcattcaccttcaagAAGACTCTTGAGAATGTCGAA ATTGGTAAATCTCTctttgacgaagaaggatcCAAAAAGGTTCAATCTCTCGTTGacaaagccaagaagaacaaCGTCAAGCTTGTCTTCCCTGTTGACTATATCACTGCCGATAAATTCGACAAAGATGCTCAA GTTGGTGAAGCCACCGATGAATCAGGTATCCCCGCCGACTGGCAAGGACTCGATGCTGGACCTAAATCTCAAGAGATCTTCGCTCAGACCGTCGCCGAAGCCAAGACGATCTTATGGAATGGTCCAGCGGGTGTATTCGAGTTCCCCAACTTTGCTAAAGGATCAAACGCCTTGCTCGACGCTACTAtcaaagctgccaagaaCGGTGCTACGGTCATTGTTGGCGGTGGTGATACCGCTACATTGGTTGCTAACGCTggtaaagagaaggaattgaGTCACGTATCtactggtggtggtgcttCCCTTGAATTACTCGAGGGTAAG ACCCTCCCTGGTGTTGCTGAGCTCTCTGAGAAGAAATGA
- a CDS encoding acyl-CoA thioesterase II, producing the protein MVPFARLTDLVGVKPHPSASDISVSKPLWVPSGARGVFGGQVIAQSLAAAARTVSAPFGLHSMHCYFLLPAHASPDIHYKVERLRDGKSYSNRLVRAWQGDREVFVLLASYTVPPTTLPENFSSASNSPQGKIKISHTLRFANETEDKSQSQSRPLSTPTSSVQPTYQNPFPQNLKPWEECFPEEDRWQRFFDEKCQEWKGARRRFLEEYIKERRESPVGIARARVKRSDLSQNEETEDSPVHTRMSWLHARLDPSENPDIETVKAMIAYMTDFQFIGTASRSVGLHQSSTPRIGMLASLDHSIHFYPFPEGFDPSAPLLHVMESQSVDIASGRGVVQGRVYTKEGVLIAVTAQEGVVRADLKGLEARGLVEGGAVGDDKDENKKKRQAKL; encoded by the exons ATGGTGCCCTTCGCTCGTCTGACCGATCTGGTGGGCGTGAAACCCCATCCTTCCGCATCCGACATATCAGTTTCGAAACCATTATGGGTTCCCTCAGGTGCGAGGGGAGTATTCGGCGGTCAAGTCATCGCCCAATCCctggctgctgctgctcgTACCGTCTCTGCACCATTCGGTCTGCACAGTATGCACTGctacttccttctccctgCACATGCCAGTCCAGATATACATTACAAAGTCGAAAGGTTAAGGGACGGGAAGAGTTACTCGAATAGATTGGTTAGAGCTTGGCAAGGTGATAGAGAGGTATTTGTACTGTTAGCTAGTTATACTGTACCACCTACGACTTTACCCGAGAACTTCAGTTCGGCATCAAACTCACCCCAggggaagatcaagatatcGCATACACTTCGATTCGCCAACGAAACTGAGGATAAAAGTCAGAGTCAAAGTCGACCTTTGTCCACACCGACGTCAAGTGTTCAACCGACGTATCAAAATCCTTTCCCACAGAATTTGAAACCATGGGAAGAATGTTttccagaagaagatagatggCAGAGGTTTTTCGATGAGAAATGTCAGGAATGGAAAGGAGCCAGGAGGAGGTTCCTAGAAGAGTATATAAAG GAACGAAGAGAGTCACCCGTCGGTATTGCCAGAGCTCGCGTCAAGCGATCTGACTTGTCGCAGAATGAGGAGACTGAAGATAGTCCGGTTCATACCCGAATGAGCTGGTTACATGCTAGATTGGATCCAAGCGAGAACCCAGATATCGAGACTGTGAAG GCAATGATAGCGTATATGACAGATTTCCAATTCATCGGCACCGCCTCTCGTTCAGTAGGATTACATCAAAGCTCAACACCCAGAATAGGAATGCTGGCTTCCCTTGACCACTCTATCCACTTTTACCCCTTCCCAGAGGGTTTTGATCCATCTGCACCACTCCTTCACGTTATGGAATCTCAGAGCGTGGATATAGCCAGTGGTAGGGGTGTAGTCCAAGGGAGGGTGTATACGAAAGAGGGAGTTCTGATTGCTGTGACGGCTCAAGAAGGGGTGGTGAGAGCGGATCTGAAAGGGCTGGAAGCTAGGGGGCTAGTAGAAGGAGGGGCGGTCGGGGACgataaagatgagaataagaagaaaagacaGGCCAAATTGTAG